The Leucobacter chromiiresistens genome has a window encoding:
- the glmU gene encoding bifunctional UDP-N-acetylglucosamine diphosphorylase/glucosamine-1-phosphate N-acetyltransferase GlmU, protein MAEQHLAVVILAAGQGTRMKSALPKVLHRIGGRSLIAHVLDAAAGLDPAQVVAVVRHERDRVSAAILEHAPDTVIVDQDEVPGTGRAVELALAALPDDFDGSVVVLSGDAPLIDTATLEGLVKGHLGGGRAMTLLSAVFDNPTGLGRILRDDSGSVLGIVEEKDADDEQRRITEINGGIYVFSRRALQTALASIDTNNAQGEKYLTDAAARILVTGGDVEAVATDDPWTIAGVNDRAQLAEAGRELNARIVRGHQRAGVTIQDPTTTWIDADVSIEPDVEILPGTFLHGATSIATGAVVGPDTTLVDCEVGPDARIRRSEATLAVFSARVSVGPFAYIRPGTELGAGGKIGAFVETKNARIGDGSKVPHLSYVGDAVIGSDSNIGAGSIFANYDGVQKHEARVGDGVRVGSKNVLIAPVTIEDGTYTAAGTVVRKDVPSGSLAMNVAPQRNIAGWVAENRPGTSTAEAAQRAAERGE, encoded by the coding sequence ATGGCAGAGCAGCACCTCGCAGTCGTGATTCTCGCAGCGGGACAGGGCACCCGCATGAAGTCGGCGTTGCCGAAGGTGCTGCACCGCATCGGCGGTCGGTCGCTCATCGCCCACGTGCTCGACGCCGCGGCGGGGCTCGATCCGGCGCAGGTGGTCGCGGTGGTGCGGCACGAGCGCGACCGCGTCTCGGCGGCGATTCTGGAGCACGCTCCCGACACGGTGATCGTGGATCAGGATGAGGTGCCGGGCACCGGCCGCGCGGTGGAGCTCGCGCTCGCGGCGCTTCCCGACGACTTCGACGGCTCGGTCGTCGTGCTCTCGGGCGATGCTCCGCTCATCGACACGGCGACGCTCGAGGGCCTCGTCAAGGGCCATCTGGGCGGGGGGCGTGCGATGACGCTGCTCTCCGCGGTCTTCGACAACCCCACCGGCCTGGGGCGGATCCTGCGCGACGACTCGGGCTCGGTGCTCGGCATCGTCGAGGAGAAGGACGCCGACGACGAGCAGCGCCGCATCACCGAGATCAACGGGGGCATCTACGTGTTCTCGCGTCGCGCGCTGCAGACGGCGCTCGCGAGCATCGACACGAACAACGCTCAGGGGGAGAAGTACCTCACCGACGCGGCGGCCCGCATCCTCGTGACGGGCGGCGATGTCGAGGCCGTCGCCACTGACGACCCGTGGACGATCGCCGGCGTGAACGACCGCGCCCAGCTCGCGGAGGCGGGGCGCGAGCTCAACGCGCGCATCGTGCGCGGGCACCAGCGCGCGGGCGTGACGATCCAGGATCCGACGACGACGTGGATCGACGCCGACGTCTCCATCGAGCCCGACGTCGAGATCCTCCCGGGCACGTTCCTGCACGGCGCCACCTCGATCGCGACGGGCGCCGTCGTCGGGCCCGACACGACGCTGGTCGACTGCGAGGTGGGCCCGGATGCGCGCATCCGGCGGAGCGAGGCGACGCTCGCCGTGTTCTCCGCCCGCGTGTCGGTGGGCCCGTTCGCGTACATCCGCCCCGGCACGGAGCTCGGGGCGGGCGGCAAGATCGGGGCGTTCGTCGAGACGAAGAACGCGAGGATCGGCGATGGCAGCAAGGTGCCGCATCTCAGCTACGTCGGCGACGCGGTCATCGGTTCGGACAGCAACATCGGCGCGGGCAGCATCTTCGCGAACTACGACGGCGTGCAGAAGCACGAGGCCCGCGTCGGCGACGGCGTGCGCGTCGGCTCGAAGAACGTGCTCATCGCACCCGTTACGATTGAGGACGGGACGTACACGGCGGCCGGCACTGTCGTGCGCAAGGATGTTCCCTCGGGTTCGCTGGCGATGAACGTGGCCCCGCAGCGCAACATCGCTGGGTGGGTCGCCGAGAACCGCCCGGGCACGAGTACCGCGGAGGCTGCGCAGCGCGCCGCGGAGCGCGGAGAATAG
- a CDS encoding MarR family winged helix-turn-helix transcriptional regulator — protein MKHEDEVDRIIADWEAARPDLDFAPLAIFSRMWRVTKHIDRARAHAFERSGLMSWEFDVLAALRRSGEPFRQSPKLLGQQTMVSSGTMTNRIDRMAERELVRRLTDPNDGRGVLVEMMPRGLTLVDAAITRLTDSEERLLSGIPKSERDRLGVLLRRLALSVDRYVPLSEPLDAAESDADAG, from the coding sequence ATGAAACACGAAGACGAGGTCGACCGGATCATCGCGGACTGGGAGGCAGCGCGCCCCGATCTCGATTTCGCACCGCTCGCGATCTTCTCGCGCATGTGGCGGGTGACGAAGCACATCGACCGTGCGCGCGCCCACGCGTTCGAGCGATCCGGTCTCATGTCGTGGGAGTTCGACGTGCTCGCGGCCCTGCGTCGCAGCGGCGAACCGTTCCGCCAGAGCCCGAAGCTGCTCGGCCAGCAGACGATGGTGTCGAGCGGCACGATGACGAACCGCATCGACCGCATGGCGGAGCGGGAGCTCGTGCGGCGACTCACCGACCCCAACGACGGGCGCGGGGTACTGGTGGAGATGATGCCGCGCGGCCTCACGCTCGTCGACGCCGCGATCACACGGCTCACCGACTCGGAGGAGCGACTGCTGAGCGGCATCCCGAAGTCGGAGCGCGACCGCCTGGGAGTGCTGCTGCGGCGTCTCGCACTCAGCGTCGACCGGTACGTGCCGCTCTCCGAGCCGCTCGACGCGGCCGAGTCCGACGCCGACGCCGGGTAG
- a CDS encoding GTP cyclohydrolase II, translating to MVENSHTGGTTSAPTAATVRTRVRVPLRFPDGYTAEADVFTFDGLADGEEHLLLGLGDWTRTLAAATPAAAASAPASAPPAPLVRLHSECLTGDVFGSERCDCGPQLREAVERISAEGGFLLYLRQEGRGIGLYAKLDAYALQDTGLDTYAANVALGRGEDERDYTAAAQMLEALDVTRVRLLSNNPDKALQLGALGVAVAERVATGVHLTGSNRTYLEAKRDRTAHTLDLSAA from the coding sequence ATGGTTGAAAATTCACATACCGGCGGCACGACGAGCGCTCCCACCGCCGCGACGGTGCGCACCCGGGTGCGCGTGCCCCTCCGCTTCCCCGACGGGTACACGGCCGAGGCCGACGTGTTCACCTTCGACGGCCTGGCCGACGGCGAGGAGCATCTGCTGCTCGGGCTCGGCGACTGGACGCGCACCCTCGCCGCCGCCACCCCGGCCGCTGCGGCGAGCGCGCCCGCGAGCGCACCGCCCGCTCCCCTCGTGCGACTCCACAGCGAGTGCCTCACCGGTGACGTCTTCGGCTCCGAGCGCTGCGACTGCGGGCCGCAGCTGCGCGAGGCCGTCGAGCGCATCTCCGCCGAGGGCGGCTTCCTGCTCTACCTGCGGCAGGAGGGGCGCGGGATCGGACTCTACGCGAAGCTCGACGCGTACGCGCTGCAAGACACCGGGCTCGACACGTACGCCGCCAACGTCGCCCTGGGCCGCGGGGAGGACGAGCGCGACTACACCGCCGCCGCGCAGATGCTCGAAGCGCTCGACGTCACCCGGGTGCGCCTGCTGAGCAACAACCCCGACAAGGCCCTCCAGCTCGGCGCCCTCGGCGTCGCGGTCGCCGAGCGAGTGGCCACGGGGGTGCACCTCACCGGATCGAACCGCACCTACCTCGAGGCGAAGCGCGACCGCACCGCGCACACCCTCGACCTCTCGGCCGCGTGA
- a CDS encoding amidase, producing MNATTTPFELMEASIADVLDALSRGEITSTWLTERYLARIDAYDRGDDGLNAVVVRNPHALRDAAESDRRWRDGLARPLEGVPFTVKDSYMVEGLTVASGSPAFEHLVAQWDAFTVARLREAGAVLIGKTNMPPMADGGMQRGVYGRAESPYNPKYLAAAYASGSSNGSGVSTAANFAVFGMGEETVSSGRSPASNNGLCAYTPSWGVLSIRGNWPLFPARDVVVPHTRSMPDMLRVLDVLVQDDADTRGDFWRNQNVVDLPSASEHRPASYLDLHDPDALRGKRFAVPAMYLGEDPAFPIDVRPSVLARFAEARARLEALGAELVVTGFPLIEQYEGDRPGQENVAALGVLPEGWMDTEFNHFLAFGWDDFLRANGDPSIPNLGAVDPDTIFPQPPGALPDRYEEVEDYENRYRATVAMAQQGISDPRDRGDFADGLRALVQLREQLFEHWLREHRFDGVVFPANADVGAWNADVDQEAADRAWGNGVFFSNGNYALRHLGIPTVTAAMGMMDDIGMPIGITFAGRAYSDPELLSYAAAFEAGGSGTLRVAPASTPALPEDRVG from the coding sequence ATGAACGCGACGACCACGCCCTTCGAACTCATGGAGGCTTCGATCGCCGACGTGCTCGATGCCCTCTCCCGCGGCGAGATCACCAGCACCTGGCTGACCGAGCGCTACCTCGCCCGCATCGACGCCTACGACCGCGGCGACGACGGCCTCAACGCGGTCGTCGTGCGCAACCCGCACGCGCTGCGCGACGCCGCCGAATCCGACCGGCGCTGGCGCGACGGCCTCGCCCGCCCCCTCGAGGGCGTGCCGTTCACCGTCAAGGACTCCTACATGGTCGAGGGCCTCACCGTCGCCTCCGGATCCCCCGCCTTCGAGCACCTCGTCGCGCAGTGGGACGCCTTCACCGTCGCGCGGCTGCGCGAAGCCGGCGCGGTGCTCATCGGCAAGACGAACATGCCCCCGATGGCCGACGGCGGCATGCAGCGCGGCGTCTACGGGCGCGCGGAGAGCCCCTACAACCCGAAGTACCTCGCCGCAGCCTACGCATCGGGATCCTCGAACGGATCCGGCGTCTCGACGGCCGCGAACTTCGCCGTGTTCGGGATGGGCGAGGAGACCGTCTCATCGGGCCGCAGCCCCGCCTCGAACAACGGTCTCTGCGCCTACACCCCCTCCTGGGGAGTGCTCAGCATCCGCGGCAACTGGCCGCTCTTCCCCGCCCGCGACGTCGTCGTGCCGCACACCCGCTCGATGCCCGATATGCTCCGCGTGCTCGACGTGCTCGTGCAAGACGACGCCGACACCCGAGGCGACTTCTGGCGCAACCAGAACGTCGTCGATCTGCCGAGCGCGAGCGAGCACCGGCCCGCCAGCTATCTCGACCTGCACGATCCCGACGCGCTGCGCGGCAAGCGCTTCGCCGTGCCGGCGATGTACCTCGGCGAAGACCCCGCGTTCCCGATCGACGTGCGGCCCTCGGTGCTCGCCCGCTTCGCCGAGGCCCGCGCCCGCCTCGAAGCGCTCGGCGCCGAACTCGTCGTCACCGGCTTCCCGCTCATCGAGCAGTACGAGGGCGACCGGCCGGGGCAGGAGAACGTGGCGGCGCTCGGCGTGCTGCCCGAGGGGTGGATGGACACCGAGTTCAACCACTTCCTCGCGTTCGGGTGGGACGACTTCCTGCGGGCGAACGGCGACCCGAGCATCCCGAACCTCGGCGCCGTCGACCCCGACACGATCTTCCCGCAGCCGCCCGGCGCGCTGCCCGATCGCTACGAAGAGGTCGAGGACTACGAGAACCGGTACCGCGCCACCGTCGCGATGGCGCAGCAGGGCATCTCCGACCCCCGCGATCGGGGCGACTTCGCCGACGGGCTCCGCGCCCTCGTGCAGCTGCGCGAGCAGCTCTTCGAGCACTGGCTGCGCGAGCACCGGTTCGACGGCGTCGTGTTCCCGGCGAACGCCGACGTGGGGGCCTGGAACGCCGACGTCGACCAGGAGGCGGCGGATCGCGCGTGGGGCAACGGCGTCTTCTTCTCGAACGGCAACTACGCCCTGCGGCACCTCGGCATCCCCACGGTGACGGCCGCCATGGGCATGATGGACGACATCGGCATGCCGATCGGCATCACGTTCGCCGGGCGCGCCTACTCCGACCCCGAGCTGCTGAGCTACGCCGCCGCCTTCGAAGCGGGCGGCAGCGGCACGCTCCGCGTCGCACCGGCGTCGACGCCCGCGCTGCCCGAGGATCGCGTCGGCTGA
- a CDS encoding amino acid permease, translating into MTRTGTGAAQHPAEHSATAAEPDGGMQRGLKNRHLQLIAIGGSIGTGLFLGSGKLISVSGPSIVLVYLVIGFFVFFVMRALGELLLSNLHYKTFGDIAKDMLGPWAGFFVSWNYWFSWVIACVADIVAITAYVQWFNPSIPAWVPALITAAVLTLLNLQPVKFFGETEFWFAIIKIVAILGLIVVGVILMATQFQSPDGTTASIANLWEHGGVFPMGLSGFVLGFQMGIFSFIGVELVGTAAAETENPRKNLPKAINSIVVRILIFYIGALAVIMAVTPWNEISPDESPFVATLATAGFGLAAVVIQLVVLTSAASSANSGLYSGTRMLFGLAKDGHAPAKFALTDARGVPKRSVFFTCVFLFAAIPLLFAGDGVIAAFTFVSSMCATLILFTWGSIVVSYIVYRRRHPDRHAASGFKMPLSRVAPWLVLAFFVFIAATLLYGDDTRASILAAPVWFAILTVLWQVRKRRLIREGRPLTGVVPTVPHPLDRE; encoded by the coding sequence ATGACCAGAACCGGAACCGGGGCCGCGCAGCACCCGGCAGAGCACAGCGCCACCGCGGCCGAGCCCGACGGCGGCATGCAGCGCGGTCTGAAGAACCGCCATCTGCAGCTCATCGCCATCGGCGGGTCGATCGGCACGGGCCTGTTCCTCGGTTCGGGCAAACTCATCAGCGTCTCGGGGCCCTCGATCGTCCTGGTGTACCTCGTGATCGGGTTCTTCGTCTTCTTCGTCATGCGAGCGCTGGGCGAGCTGCTGCTCTCGAACCTGCACTACAAGACGTTCGGCGACATCGCGAAGGACATGCTGGGGCCCTGGGCCGGGTTCTTCGTCTCGTGGAACTACTGGTTCTCGTGGGTCATCGCGTGCGTCGCCGACATCGTCGCCATCACCGCGTACGTGCAGTGGTTCAATCCGAGCATCCCGGCCTGGGTGCCCGCGCTCATCACGGCCGCCGTGCTCACGCTGCTGAACCTGCAGCCCGTGAAGTTCTTCGGCGAGACCGAGTTCTGGTTCGCGATCATCAAGATCGTCGCGATCCTCGGCCTCATCGTCGTCGGCGTGATCCTCATGGCGACGCAGTTCCAGTCCCCGGACGGCACGACCGCCTCGATCGCGAACCTCTGGGAGCACGGCGGCGTGTTCCCGATGGGCCTGAGCGGCTTCGTACTCGGCTTCCAGATGGGCATCTTCTCGTTCATCGGCGTCGAGCTCGTCGGCACCGCTGCGGCCGAGACGGAGAATCCGCGGAAGAACCTGCCGAAGGCCATCAACTCGATCGTCGTGCGCATCCTGATCTTCTACATCGGCGCGCTCGCGGTGATCATGGCGGTGACGCCGTGGAACGAGATCTCCCCCGACGAGAGCCCGTTCGTGGCGACCCTCGCGACCGCCGGGTTCGGGCTCGCCGCGGTCGTGATCCAGCTCGTCGTGCTGACCTCCGCCGCGTCGAGCGCGAACTCCGGCCTCTACTCGGGCACGCGCATGCTCTTCGGCCTCGCGAAAGACGGCCACGCGCCCGCGAAGTTCGCGCTCACCGACGCCCGCGGCGTTCCGAAGCGCTCCGTCTTCTTCACCTGCGTCTTCCTCTTCGCGGCGATCCCGCTGCTGTTCGCCGGCGACGGCGTCATCGCCGCGTTCACGTTCGTCTCCTCGATGTGCGCGACCCTCATCCTGTTCACCTGGGGGTCGATCGTCGTGAGCTACATCGTCTACCGCAGACGGCACCCGGATCGCCACGCGGCCTCGGGGTTCAAGATGCCGCTGTCGCGGGTCGCCCCCTGGCTGGTGCTCGCCTTCTTCGTGTTCATCGCGGCGACGCTCCTCTACGGCGACGACACTCGGGCGTCGATCCTCGCCGCACCCGTCTGGTTCGCGATCCTCACCGTGCTGTGGCAGGTCCGCAAGCGCCGGCTGATCCGCGAGGGGCGCCCCCTCACCGGGGTCGTACCCACCGTGCCGCACCCGCTCGACCGCGAGTGA
- a CDS encoding LysR family transcriptional regulator, with amino-acid sequence MTLQQFRVLLAVRQHGSLTRAADALHYGVPTVTHHLRALEAHLGAALVARDRSGAHLTELGTLFADEVAPVLTRIERAERAVLELRDAGAVTLRVGTFSSMGSRLIPAAIAELRGRSAVRVEVVEAEPTEVVRLVRAGEVHAGLIYHVSTEPGFVGTDLVQRSLFSEPYRVLIAKRSPLASRESLDFADLAEAAWVCSRSDDEASDRVLRRVYQSLGLPMRELMRTDDLYMIHGLVAEGLGCALTTSAAVDADFDVVLRPAKQDLGERRVSFVTRRGPMPAAVGWLGEILEGITAERR; translated from the coding sequence ATGACCCTCCAGCAGTTCCGCGTGCTCCTCGCCGTGCGCCAGCACGGCAGCCTCACGCGCGCGGCGGACGCGCTCCACTACGGCGTGCCCACCGTCACCCACCACCTGCGCGCACTCGAAGCGCACCTCGGCGCGGCGCTCGTCGCACGGGACCGGAGCGGGGCCCACCTCACCGAGCTCGGCACCCTGTTCGCCGACGAGGTGGCGCCCGTGCTCACCCGGATCGAGCGCGCCGAGCGCGCCGTGCTGGAGCTGCGCGACGCGGGCGCCGTGACGCTCAGAGTGGGCACCTTCTCGTCGATGGGCTCGCGCCTCATTCCGGCGGCGATCGCCGAGCTGCGGGGGCGCAGCGCCGTGCGCGTGGAGGTCGTGGAGGCCGAACCCACGGAGGTGGTGCGCCTCGTGCGAGCGGGCGAGGTGCACGCCGGGCTCATCTACCACGTGTCGACGGAGCCCGGCTTCGTCGGTACGGACCTGGTGCAGCGCTCCCTGTTCTCGGAGCCCTACCGGGTGCTCATCGCGAAGCGCAGCCCGCTCGCGAGCCGCGAGTCGCTCGACTTCGCCGACCTCGCCGAGGCCGCCTGGGTGTGCAGCCGCAGCGACGACGAGGCCTCCGACCGCGTGCTGCGGCGCGTGTACCAGTCGCTCGGGCTCCCCATGCGCGAGCTCATGCGCACCGACGACCTCTACATGATCCACGGGCTCGTCGCCGAGGGTCTCGGCTGCGCCCTCACCACGAGCGCCGCGGTCGACGCCGACTTCGACGTCGTGCTGCGCCCGGCGAAGCAGGATCTGGGGGAGCGTCGCGTATCCTTCGTGACGCGACGCGGGCCGATGCCGGCGGCGGTCGGCTGGCTCGGCGAGATCCTCGAGGGCATCACCGCGGAACGGCGCTGA
- a CDS encoding ribose-phosphate diphosphokinase: MSTIEMAGQKKLVLITGRAYPELAEQVAAELGAELVPTDARTFANGELYARFDESVRGSDAFVIQSHTFPINEWLMEQLIMVDALKRASAKRITVVAPFYPYSRQDKKGRGREPISARLIADLFKAAGADRIMSVDLHAPQIQGFFDGPVDHLFAMPVLLEHFRKTIARDDLTVVSPDMGRVRVADVWSDRLDAPLAIIHKRRDPLVPNQVSVHEIVGTVKDRWCVVVDDMIDTGGTIAKAAEALKANGARGVTIACTHAIFSGRAIEHLSQEFIDQVVVTDTLPVPPEKRFDKLTVLSIAPLLAKAIHEVFEDGSVTSMFEGAA, encoded by the coding sequence ATGAGCACAATCGAGATGGCCGGGCAGAAGAAGCTCGTCCTGATCACGGGTCGGGCGTACCCCGAGTTGGCGGAGCAGGTCGCGGCGGAACTCGGCGCGGAGCTCGTGCCGACCGACGCCCGAACGTTCGCGAACGGCGAGCTGTACGCGCGGTTCGACGAGAGCGTGCGCGGTTCCGACGCGTTCGTGATCCAGTCGCACACGTTCCCGATCAACGAGTGGCTGATGGAGCAGCTCATCATGGTGGACGCGCTGAAGCGCGCTTCGGCGAAGCGCATCACCGTCGTCGCCCCCTTCTACCCGTATTCGCGTCAGGATAAGAAGGGGCGGGGCCGCGAGCCGATCTCGGCTCGGCTCATCGCCGACCTGTTCAAGGCCGCGGGTGCCGACCGCATCATGTCGGTGGATCTGCACGCCCCGCAGATTCAGGGCTTCTTCGACGGCCCCGTCGACCACCTCTTCGCGATGCCGGTGCTGCTCGAGCACTTCCGCAAGACGATCGCCCGAGACGACCTGACGGTCGTGTCGCCCGATATGGGCCGCGTGCGCGTCGCGGATGTGTGGAGCGACCGTCTCGACGCGCCGCTCGCGATCATTCACAAGCGGCGCGATCCGCTGGTGCCGAACCAGGTGTCGGTGCACGAGATCGTGGGCACGGTGAAGGATCGCTGGTGCGTCGTCGTCGACGACATGATCGACACGGGCGGAACGATCGCGAAGGCGGCGGAGGCGCTGAAGGCGAACGGGGCGCGCGGCGTCACGATCGCGTGCACCCACGCCATCTTCTCGGGCCGCGCGATCGAGCACCTGTCGCAGGAGTTCATCGACCAGGTCGTGGTCACCGATACGCTGCCGGTGCCGCCGGAGAAGCGGTTCGACAAGCTCACGGTGCTGTCGATCGCCCCGCTCCTTGCGAAGGCGATTCACGAGGTCTTCGAGGACGGTTCGGTCACCTCCATGTTCGAGGGCGCGGCCTAG
- a CDS encoding MarR family winged helix-turn-helix transcriptional regulator: MNDQPTRTGTERRLGDDEMRAWLPLIRLAQLLPQALDRTLRVRTGINHAHYAILVMLARPGDARPPMSEIARVAGLSRSRLSHALDALGERGWVERSACGEDRRARSAHLTPEGLAALRSAAPAHVAQIRELVLDPLDAAEREQLGAILGKLLPGIEAAV, encoded by the coding sequence GTGAACGATCAGCCGACTCGGACCGGCACGGAGCGCCGGTTGGGCGACGACGAGATGCGGGCCTGGCTGCCCCTCATCAGGCTCGCGCAGCTCCTCCCCCAGGCGCTCGACCGCACCCTCCGCGTTCGCACCGGCATCAACCACGCGCACTACGCGATCCTCGTGATGCTCGCGCGCCCCGGAGACGCGCGACCGCCGATGTCGGAGATCGCCCGCGTCGCGGGGTTGAGCCGATCGCGCCTCAGCCACGCGCTCGATGCGCTCGGCGAACGCGGCTGGGTCGAGCGCTCGGCCTGCGGCGAAGACCGCCGAGCCCGCTCCGCGCACCTCACCCCCGAGGGCCTCGCGGCGCTGCGGTCGGCCGCACCGGCCCACGTCGCCCAGATCCGCGAGCTCGTGCTGGATCCGCTCGACGCCGCGGAGCGCGAGCAGCTCGGCGCGATCCTCGGCAAGCTGCTGCCGGGCATCGAAGCCGCCGTCTGA
- a CDS encoding TetR/AcrR family transcriptional regulator has product MSNDARERILTACEQTIARSGIRGFRMHDVASAAGVSIGLLAYHFGDRNGLLQAALDHVTERAEDRARRSPEPATAAARLVALLSSEFGPEPEVRAGSTAWNELRALAVFEPAQADAVARSTAAWQQTVQQLVAEAVRDRGSDLHPAATALILTALVEGLSGRWLTGQLTAEEAQECVRAGLRGLGL; this is encoded by the coding sequence GTGTCGAACGATGCACGCGAACGCATCCTCACCGCGTGCGAGCAGACCATCGCCCGGTCGGGCATCCGCGGGTTCCGCATGCACGACGTGGCGAGCGCGGCCGGCGTCTCGATCGGCCTCCTCGCGTACCACTTCGGCGACCGGAACGGGCTGCTGCAGGCGGCCCTCGATCACGTCACCGAGCGGGCGGAGGATCGCGCGCGCCGCTCCCCCGAGCCCGCGACGGCGGCGGCGCGCCTGGTCGCGCTCCTCAGCTCCGAGTTCGGCCCCGAACCCGAGGTGCGGGCGGGCTCGACGGCCTGGAACGAGTTGCGCGCGCTCGCCGTGTTCGAGCCGGCGCAGGCCGACGCCGTCGCCCGATCGACTGCGGCCTGGCAGCAGACGGTGCAGCAGCTCGTCGCCGAGGCGGTACGGGATCGCGGGAGCGATCTCCACCCGGCCGCGACGGCGCTGATCCTGACTGCCCTCGTCGAGGGCCTCTCGGGCCGCTGGCTCACCGGGCAGCTCACCGCCGAGGAGGCGCAGGAGTGCGTGCGCGCAGGGCTGCGCGGGCTCGGCCTCTGA
- a CDS encoding aminotransferase class I/II-fold pyridoxal phosphate-dependent enzyme has protein sequence MLEYLSRGDAAPTASAVPAAAARQQQTPYVDALRSLAQQDWQRLHVPAHHGVVENAPGVAALVGADAMRIDFPVLFSGVDQETWHLTTPGRVTPLMRAQQLAAEAWGASRTWFITNGASGGNHVATTVARALGTEVVMQRSVHSSVIDGATHVGLEPHFVHGSVDVGLGASHGVTAQQVADALAEHPESASVYLVSPSYFGAVADIAAIARVAHDHGVPLIVDEAWGSHFGMHPELPVNAARLGADLVISSTHKAAGSLTQSAMLHLGHGPHAAALESLVDRVVRSFQSTSSSALLLASLDEARMHIATRPDLVGRAIDAAQAIRGAIRADRRYRDATPDVLARADAIANDPLKIAIDTRGAGITGGDAQHLLLRDHRVYCELSTPAALLALVGATSAIDVDRFLEALQALPEADTEPERPIALPAQCERAMGLGEAFFSGVEVVSASDAVGRVSADALAAYPPGVPNVLPGEVLSAEVVSFLRATAASPAGYVRGAADPALDAFRVVA, from the coding sequence GTGCTCGAATATCTCAGCCGCGGCGACGCGGCCCCCACCGCCTCCGCCGTGCCCGCCGCCGCTGCCCGCCAGCAGCAGACCCCGTACGTGGACGCCCTGCGCTCCCTCGCGCAGCAGGACTGGCAGCGCCTGCACGTGCCCGCGCACCACGGCGTCGTGGAGAACGCGCCCGGCGTCGCCGCGCTCGTCGGCGCCGATGCCATGCGCATCGACTTCCCCGTGCTCTTCAGCGGCGTCGACCAGGAGACCTGGCACCTCACCACACCGGGCCGCGTGACCCCGCTGATGCGCGCGCAGCAGCTCGCCGCGGAGGCGTGGGGCGCGAGCCGCACCTGGTTCATCACGAACGGCGCCTCCGGCGGCAACCACGTCGCCACGACCGTGGCCCGGGCGCTCGGCACCGAGGTCGTCATGCAGCGCAGCGTGCACTCGAGCGTGATCGACGGCGCCACGCACGTCGGGCTCGAGCCGCACTTCGTGCACGGCTCCGTCGACGTGGGGCTCGGCGCCTCGCACGGCGTCACCGCCCAGCAGGTCGCCGACGCGCTCGCGGAGCACCCCGAGAGCGCGTCGGTGTACCTCGTGTCGCCGAGCTACTTCGGGGCCGTGGCCGACATCGCGGCGATCGCCCGCGTGGCCCACGACCACGGCGTTCCGCTCATCGTCGACGAGGCGTGGGGGTCGCACTTCGGCATGCACCCCGAGCTCCCCGTCAACGCCGCGCGCCTCGGCGCCGACCTCGTGATCTCGAGCACGCACAAGGCGGCCGGCTCGCTGACCCAGTCGGCGATGCTGCACCTCGGCCACGGACCGCACGCCGCGGCGCTCGAATCGCTCGTCGACCGCGTCGTGCGCTCGTTCCAGTCGACGTCGAGCAGCGCCCTCCTCCTGGCCTCCCTCGACGAGGCCCGCATGCACATCGCGACCCGCCCCGACCTCGTCGGGCGTGCGATCGACGCGGCGCAGGCGATCCGCGGCGCGATCCGGGCCGACCGCCGGTACCGGGACGCCACGCCCGACGTGCTCGCCCGCGCCGACGCGATCGCGAACGACCCGCTCAAGATCGCGATCGACACGCGGGGCGCCGGCATCACGGGCGGCGACGCCCAGCACCTGCTGCTGCGCGACCACCGGGTCTACTGCGAGCTCTCCACGCCCGCCGCGCTGCTCGCCCTCGTGGGGGCGACCTCGGCGATCGACGTCGACCGTTTCCTCGAGGCGCTGCAGGCGCTGCCCGAGGCCGACACCGAGCCCGAGCGCCCCATCGCCCTCCCCGCCCAGTGCGAACGCGCCATGGGCCTCGGCGAAGCCTTCTTCAGCGGCGTCGAAGTCGTCTCCGCGTCGGACGCCGTCGGCCGCGTCTCCGCCGACGCCCTCGCGGCCTACCCGCCGGGCGTGCCGAACGTGCTCCCGGGAGAGGTACTCTCGGCTGAGGTCGTCTCCTTCCTGCGCGCCACCGCGGCCAGCCCGGCCGGGTACGTGCGCGGCGCCGCCGATCCGGCCCTCGACGCCTTCCGCGTCGTGGCGTGA